In the Mytilus trossulus isolate FHL-02 chromosome 1, PNRI_Mtr1.1.1.hap1, whole genome shotgun sequence genome, one interval contains:
- the LOC134708334 gene encoding N-alpha-acetyltransferase 11-like — MNIRCARPEDLMNMQHCNLLCLPENYQMKYYFYHGLSWPQLSYVAEDEDGKIVGYVLAKMEEDPEDQVPHGHITSLAVKRSHRRLGLAQKLMDQASRAMVECFDAQYVSLHVRKSNRAALHLYTNTLKFSISEIEPKYYADGEDAYAMRRVLKDFKDKSTKDTSSVKAIKDTPGKKDKSKKDGDTSKEKTETTNKETRES; from the exons ATGAACATACGATGTGCACGA ccGGAAGATTTGATGAACATGCAGCATTGTAATCTGTTATGTTTACCTGAAAATTATcagatgaaatattatttttaccaTGGATTATCTTGGCCACAG cTATCCTATGTAGCAGAAGATGAAGATGGTAAAATTGTTGGTTATGTACTAGCTAAAAT ggAAGAAGATCCTGAAGACCAGGTTCCACATGGTCACATCACATCACTG gcAGTAAAAAGATCACACAGACGATTAGGTTTAGCACAGAAACTAATGGACCAAGCATCTAGAGCAATGGTTGAATGTTTTGATGCGCAATATGTCTCTTTGCATGTTAGGAAGAGTAACAGAGCTGCTTTACATTTATACACCAACACACTCAAATTTTC aATAAGTGAGATAGAACCTAAATATTATGCTGATGGGGAGGATGCCTATGCCATGAGAAGAGTTTTAAAAGACTTTAAAGATAAG tcaACGAAAGATACATCATCTGTAAAAGCAATAAAAGATACACCTGgtaaaaaagataaatcaaaGAAAGATGGAGACACATCAAAAGAGAAGACAGAAACCACAAATAAAGAGACTAGAGAATCATAA